The following are encoded together in the Variovorax sp. PBS-H4 genome:
- the aroB gene encoding 3-dehydroquinate synthase — protein sequence MRVSATPECVEIQLGERSYSILIGNELLREPESFDAVPAAAAALIVTNTTVAPLYGEQLRNALAGHFRAVHMLELPDGETHKDWSTLNLIFDALLRHGCDRKTVLFALGGGVVGDMTGFAAASYMRGVPFVQVPTTLLAQVDSSVGGKTAINHPLGKNMIGAFYQPRLVLCDLSTLATLPRRELSAGLAEIIKYGPIYDMDFFDWIEANIDALVAREPAALAHAVRRSCEVKAAVVGQDERETGVRAILNFGHTFGHAIEAGLGYGQWLHGEAVGCGMVMAAELSQRLGGVDAAFVQRLSALIERAGLPVVAPALGAERYLELMRIDKKSEAGEIRFVVIDTPGSAVVRSAPDALVREVLAQCCAA from the coding sequence ATGCGAGTGTCCGCCACCCCCGAATGCGTCGAGATCCAGCTCGGCGAGCGCAGTTATTCGATCCTGATCGGCAACGAGCTGCTTCGCGAGCCCGAGAGCTTCGACGCCGTGCCTGCAGCCGCCGCGGCGCTGATCGTTACCAACACCACGGTGGCGCCGCTCTACGGCGAGCAATTGCGCAATGCCTTGGCGGGGCACTTCCGAGCCGTGCACATGCTGGAACTGCCTGACGGCGAGACGCACAAGGACTGGTCCACGCTCAACCTGATCTTCGACGCTCTGTTGCGCCACGGCTGCGATCGCAAGACGGTGCTGTTCGCGCTCGGCGGCGGAGTGGTGGGCGACATGACCGGATTCGCTGCCGCCAGCTACATGCGAGGCGTGCCCTTCGTACAGGTGCCGACCACCCTGCTTGCCCAGGTCGATTCGTCGGTCGGCGGCAAGACGGCGATCAACCATCCGCTCGGCAAGAACATGATTGGCGCCTTCTACCAACCGCGCCTCGTCCTGTGCGATCTCTCTACGCTCGCCACGTTGCCGCGGCGCGAACTCAGCGCCGGACTGGCCGAGATCATCAAGTACGGCCCGATTTACGACATGGACTTCTTCGACTGGATCGAAGCGAACATCGACGCGCTGGTAGCGCGGGAGCCGGCCGCGCTGGCTCACGCAGTCCGGCGCAGTTGCGAGGTCAAGGCTGCGGTCGTGGGGCAGGACGAGCGGGAGACCGGCGTGCGGGCGATCCTGAACTTCGGCCATACCTTCGGTCATGCGATCGAAGCGGGCCTGGGCTACGGCCAATGGCTCCACGGCGAGGCGGTCGGCTGCGGCATGGTCATGGCCGCCGAGCTGTCGCAGCGCCTGGGCGGCGTCGATGCTGCCTTCGTGCAGCGCTTGTCGGCGCTGATCGAGCGGGCAGGATTGCCGGTGGTCGCGCCCGCGCTCGGTGCCGAGCGCTATCTCGAGCTGATGCGCATCGACAAGAAGTCGGAGGCTGGCGAAATCCGCTTCGTGGTGATCGACACGCCCGGCTCGGCTGTCGTGCGCAGCGCTCCCGACGCCCTGGTGCGTGAGGTGCTCGCGCAGTGCTGTGCGGCCTGA
- a CDS encoding pilus assembly protein PilP: MSRLAFALCVGVVTAVLSGCMGSDQEELQQWMAEQRANVRPTVPPITEPKKFTPQAYTEASAFEPFNMQKLTQALRRDSAQPSTSGLIAPELARRKEALEAFPLDSMAMVGSMNRNGQPVALVTVDKLLYQVRVGNYLGLNYGRITRISETELALREIVQDAGGEWIERVATLQLQERSK, encoded by the coding sequence ATGAGCAGGCTTGCTTTTGCGTTGTGCGTCGGCGTTGTGACTGCCGTCCTGAGCGGCTGCATGGGCTCGGACCAGGAAGAACTCCAGCAGTGGATGGCCGAGCAGCGGGCGAATGTGCGCCCAACGGTGCCTCCCATCACGGAGCCCAAGAAATTCACGCCCCAGGCCTACACCGAGGCCAGCGCGTTCGAGCCCTTCAACATGCAGAAGCTCACGCAGGCCTTGCGTCGCGACTCGGCTCAGCCGAGCACCTCAGGCCTCATCGCGCCGGAGCTGGCGCGCCGCAAGGAAGCACTCGAAGCTTTCCCCCTCGATTCGATGGCGATGGTGGGCAGCATGAACCGAAATGGTCAGCCGGTGGCACTCGTCACGGTCGACAAGTTGCTCTACCAGGTTCGGGTTGGCAACTACCTGGGACTCAATTACGGGCGCATCACCCGTATCAGTGAAACCGAACTCGCCTTGCGTGAAATCGTGCAGGACGCCGGCGGTGAATGGATCGAACGCGTGGCGACGCTGCAGTTGCAAGAGAGGTCGAAATGA
- a CDS encoding shikimate kinase, with product MAVALVGLPGAGKSAVGRRLGQRLHLPFVDSDEVIERRIGCSIRDYFEREGEQSFRDVEESVIADLAASPKGIVSTGGGSVLREANRIQLRSHFHVIYLRSSPEDLFRRLRHDVKRPLLQVADPLGRLYELYSARDPLYREAAHDVVETGRPSVAMLVNIIVMQLELAGVISPGSRSDAPG from the coding sequence GTGGCGGTCGCACTCGTCGGCTTGCCAGGCGCCGGAAAATCCGCGGTGGGCCGGCGCCTCGGACAGCGTCTCCATCTGCCTTTCGTTGACAGCGATGAGGTGATTGAGCGCCGCATCGGTTGTTCCATCCGGGACTACTTCGAACGCGAGGGCGAGCAGAGTTTTCGCGATGTCGAGGAAAGCGTGATCGCCGATCTCGCAGCCTCTCCCAAAGGCATCGTGTCCACCGGAGGCGGTTCGGTGCTGCGCGAGGCCAACCGGATCCAGCTGCGCTCCCACTTCCATGTGATCTACCTGCGTTCCTCGCCCGAGGACCTGTTCAGGCGGCTTCGGCACGACGTCAAGCGGCCCCTGCTGCAGGTGGCCGACCCCCTTGGCCGGCTGTACGAGCTCTACAGCGCGCGCGACCCCCTGTACCGCGAGGCCGCTCATGATGTGGTCGAGACCGGCCGACCTTCGGTTGCAATGCTGGTGAACATCATCGTGATGCAGCTGGAGCTCGCCGGCGTGATATCCCCGGGCTCCCGAAGCGATGCGCCGGGCTGA
- a CDS encoding class I SAM-dependent methyltransferase translates to MNGKAPAKVSKAEAELHEVLRPGQSIELLKELHILTREGRLNQDSRRKLKQVYHLFQFIEKLLVELPEEGAHASLADHGAGKSYLGFILYDLFFGPRGGGQVYGIETRADLVDKSRALAKRLGFDRMAFLNISAAESADAAELPAQIDVVTALHACDTATDDAIAFGLAKRARFMVLVPCCQAEVASCLRQTKALSLSRTPLAELWRHPLHTREIGSQLTNVLRCLYLEANGYQVTVTELVGWEHSLKNELIIARRTGQRKASAAARLEQLLAEFGLESLLETRFRLG, encoded by the coding sequence ATGAACGGCAAGGCACCTGCCAAGGTCTCGAAGGCCGAAGCCGAGCTGCACGAAGTCCTGCGTCCCGGCCAGTCCATCGAGCTGCTGAAGGAGCTGCACATCCTCACGCGTGAGGGGCGGCTCAACCAGGATTCGCGCCGCAAGCTCAAGCAGGTCTACCACCTGTTCCAGTTCATCGAGAAACTGCTCGTCGAGCTGCCGGAGGAGGGCGCGCACGCCAGCCTGGCCGACCACGGCGCCGGGAAGTCCTATCTGGGCTTCATCCTCTACGACCTGTTCTTCGGTCCGCGTGGCGGAGGTCAGGTGTACGGGATCGAGACGCGGGCCGACCTGGTCGACAAGTCGCGCGCGTTGGCGAAGCGGCTCGGCTTCGATCGCATGGCCTTCCTCAACATCAGCGCCGCCGAGTCAGCCGACGCGGCCGAGCTCCCGGCGCAGATCGACGTGGTGACCGCGCTGCATGCTTGCGACACGGCCACGGACGACGCCATCGCCTTCGGGCTCGCCAAGCGAGCGCGCTTCATGGTGCTCGTGCCATGCTGCCAGGCGGAGGTCGCCTCCTGCCTGCGCCAGACCAAGGCGCTGTCGCTCTCGCGTACGCCCCTGGCCGAGCTTTGGCGGCACCCGCTGCACACGCGCGAGATCGGCAGCCAGCTCACCAACGTCCTGCGCTGCCTTTACCTGGAGGCCAACGGGTACCAGGTCACCGTCACGGAACTGGTAGGTTGGGAGCACAGCTTGAAGAACGAGCTGATCATCGCCCGCCGCACCGGTCAGCGCAAAGCCAGCGCTGCGGCCAGGCTCGAGCAGCTGCTGGCCGAGTTCGGGCTGGAGTCGCTGCTGGAGACGCGCTTCCGCCTGGGTTGA
- a CDS encoding transposase: protein MARLPRLTLAEQPHHVIQRGNNRQSIFVDNADREMLLGVLGENAVRFGIALHAYVLMDNHYHLLATPASADGLPLWMQSVGRRYVRYFNDRHGRTGTLWEGRYKSTLIQTDRYLLTCMAYIDLNPVRAGIVAEARDYPWSSHAHYAGLRHDKLVTPHPLYWSLGNTPFAREAAYVDLVRGGVAAGDQAVLTEATLHGWAAGDPDFLEALQKNTARRVLKSRPGRPPVSRD from the coding sequence ATGGCCCGCCTTCCCCGTCTCACGCTGGCCGAGCAGCCGCACCATGTGATCCAGCGCGGCAACAACCGCCAGTCCATCTTCGTCGACAACGCAGACCGTGAAATGCTGCTGGGCGTGCTCGGCGAGAACGCGGTGCGCTTTGGCATTGCACTGCACGCCTACGTGCTGATGGACAACCACTATCACCTTCTGGCCACGCCCGCGAGCGCGGACGGGCTGCCGCTGTGGATGCAATCGGTGGGCCGGCGCTACGTGCGCTACTTCAACGACCGGCACGGGCGGACGGGCACTCTGTGGGAAGGGCGCTACAAGTCCACTTTGATTCAGACCGACCGCTACCTGCTGACCTGCATGGCCTACATCGATCTGAATCCGGTGCGCGCCGGCATCGTGGCGGAGGCGCGTGACTATCCATGGTCCAGCCATGCCCACTATGCCGGGCTGCGACACGACAAGCTGGTAACGCCGCATCCGCTCTACTGGTCACTCGGCAATACGCCTTTTGCCCGGGAAGCCGCCTACGTGGATCTGGTGCGCGGCGGCGTCGCGGCGGGCGACCAAGCCGTGTTGACCGAGGCCACGCTCCACGGCTGGGCCGCCGGGGATCCCGACTTTCTCGAGGCGTTGCAGAAGAACACCGCGCGGCGGGTTTTGAAGTCCAGGCCAGGGCGACCTCCAGTTTCGCGTGACTGA
- a CDS encoding DUF1415 domain-containing protein has product MSGGAVTTAAQAQADTQRWLERAVIGLNLCPFAKAVHARRQIHYALYLREDDGGLIDAVLDEARALAACSASERDTTLLIAPNTLADFLEFNDLTARAERRLVRGGFEGQFQLASFHPRFQFAGAEPDDITNATNRAPYPTLHLLREDSVSRAVEAFPDAQAVFGRNMQILEQLGAEGWAALDVGPGGAQR; this is encoded by the coding sequence ATGAGCGGGGGGGCCGTCACCACCGCAGCGCAGGCACAGGCAGACACGCAGCGCTGGCTCGAGCGCGCGGTGATCGGCCTCAATCTCTGCCCTTTCGCCAAGGCCGTGCATGCGCGCCGCCAGATCCACTACGCGCTGTACCTGCGCGAGGACGACGGAGGCCTGATCGACGCGGTGCTGGACGAAGCGCGTGCGCTGGCCGCATGCTCTGCGTCCGAGCGCGACACCACCCTCCTGATCGCACCGAACACCTTGGCGGATTTTCTCGAGTTCAACGATTTGACGGCGCGGGCCGAGCGTCGCCTGGTCCGCGGCGGCTTCGAGGGCCAGTTCCAGCTGGCGAGCTTCCACCCACGTTTCCAGTTCGCCGGCGCGGAGCCTGACGACATCACCAATGCGACCAACCGCGCGCCGTACCCCACGCTGCATCTGCTGCGGGAGGACAGCGTGAGCCGCGCCGTCGAGGCCTTTCCGGACGCGCAGGCCGTCTTCGGGCGCAACATGCAGATCCTGGAGCAGCTCGGCGCCGAGGGCTGGGCAGCCCTGGATGTCGGGCCCGGGGGAGCGCAGCGATGA
- a CDS encoding MFS transporter has translation MSRASSHAGVPRNALAVVFAGVAAALHLGKLPPAVPALQATLGVDLVQAGFLLSLVQVAGMCLGMVFGLVADAVGLRRSMLAGLILVTGASVLGGWVGSTVDAGPRAIHSLFALRALEGVGFLLAVMPGPGLIRALSPPGAEKKALGLWGAYMPLGVALALLLGPALIAWGGWPGWWWVLSAVSALAALWVLLAVPMDQRPAIKPVASSPPRWSAPLLGTVRASGPRTLALAFGVYSAQWMAVIGFLPAIYADAGVPAAWNAALTALAAAMNIVGNVSGGRFLQHGVAPERLLRWGFVVMALGGVTAFAQIGLAGSSGSLPPALRYVAVCLFSLAGGMIPATLFMLSTRLAPSPSAVSTTVGMMQQASSLGQFIAPPAVAWIAHRFGGWQWTWGVTLACSLAGLALAARVAPARSHRGPAT, from the coding sequence ATGAGTCGTGCGTCTTCGCACGCTGGCGTCCCCCGCAACGCCTTGGCCGTGGTGTTCGCCGGAGTCGCTGCGGCCCTGCATCTGGGCAAGCTCCCGCCCGCCGTGCCGGCCTTGCAGGCCACGCTGGGCGTGGATCTGGTGCAAGCAGGCTTCCTGCTGTCGCTGGTGCAGGTCGCGGGCATGTGCCTGGGCATGGTGTTCGGACTCGTGGCCGATGCCGTTGGCTTGCGTCGCAGCATGCTGGCAGGTCTGATTTTGGTCACCGGTGCAAGCGTGCTCGGCGGCTGGGTCGGGAGCACGGTCGATGCAGGCCCCCGGGCCATCCATTCGCTGTTCGCCTTGCGCGCCCTCGAAGGCGTGGGCTTTCTGCTGGCGGTGATGCCCGGGCCCGGGCTGATCCGCGCCCTGTCGCCGCCCGGCGCAGAAAAGAAGGCGCTCGGCCTTTGGGGTGCTTACATGCCCCTGGGCGTGGCGCTGGCGCTCCTGCTCGGTCCGGCGTTGATCGCCTGGGGCGGGTGGCCGGGCTGGTGGTGGGTGCTCTCGGCCGTTTCCGCTCTCGCGGCGCTCTGGGTCCTGCTCGCAGTGCCGATGGACCAGCGGCCAGCCATCAAGCCCGTTGCCTCTTCGCCACCGCGTTGGAGCGCGCCCTTGCTCGGCACGGTCCGCGCCAGTGGCCCGCGGACGCTGGCGCTGGCGTTCGGCGTTTATTCCGCCCAATGGATGGCCGTCATCGGCTTCCTGCCGGCGATCTATGCGGACGCCGGCGTGCCGGCCGCCTGGAACGCGGCACTGACAGCGCTTGCCGCCGCGATGAACATCGTTGGCAATGTCAGCGGCGGCCGCTTCCTGCAGCACGGCGTGGCCCCGGAGCGCCTGTTGCGCTGGGGCTTCGTCGTCATGGCACTCGGCGGCGTGACGGCCTTCGCGCAGATCGGCCTGGCTGGCAGCAGCGGGAGCCTGCCACCGGCCTTGCGCTACGTTGCCGTCTGCCTGTTCTCGTTGGCCGGTGGGATGATCCCGGCCACCCTCTTCATGCTCTCCACCCGGCTCGCGCCCAGTCCGTCGGCTGTCTCGACAACTGTGGGAATGATGCAGCAAGCCTCCTCCCTCGGGCAGTTCATCGCTCCACCGGCGGTCGCCTGGATCGCCCATCGGTTCGGCGGCTGGCAATGGACGTGGGGCGTGACCCTGGCCTGTTCGCTGGCGGGCTTGGCACTGGCGGCGCGCGTGGCACCTGCGAGATCGCACAGAGGGCCCGCAACATGA
- a CDS encoding deoxyguanosinetriphosphate triphosphohydrolase has translation MSLAPHASHPAQSRGRRHAEAPAPTRDAFQRDRDRIVHSTAFRRLVYKTQVFLNHEGDLFRTRLTHSLEVAQLGRSIARSLRLNEDLVEAIALAHDLGHTPFGHAGQDALDACMEAHGGFEHNLQSLRVVDALEERYPQYDGLNLSFETRQGILKHCSRANAERLEAAEPGGVGRRFLDRTQPSLEAQLCNLADEIAYNAHDIDDGVRSGLIGLERLGEVALFSRYLRETLEEHPHVQGRRVLYEAIRRMLSAQVYDVINATRSALEAASPGNADGVRRAAPLVLFSEAMRAQSTELKQFLFRNLYRHPRVMQTTTRAKEVVRELFAAYIDDAEQMPASYAQRDGRHRAVADYIAGMTDRFAIREYERLTGRQWDQ, from the coding sequence ATGAGCCTGGCACCCCACGCCAGCCATCCTGCGCAGTCCCGCGGGCGGCGCCATGCCGAGGCCCCGGCTCCGACGCGCGATGCGTTCCAGCGCGACCGTGACCGCATCGTGCATTCCACGGCCTTCCGGCGGCTGGTCTACAAGACCCAGGTCTTCCTCAACCACGAAGGCGATCTCTTCCGGACTCGTCTCACGCATTCGCTCGAGGTTGCGCAGCTGGGCCGCTCGATCGCGCGCTCACTGCGGCTCAACGAAGACCTGGTGGAGGCCATCGCTCTGGCGCACGACCTGGGTCACACGCCCTTCGGCCATGCCGGGCAGGATGCGCTCGATGCCTGCATGGAGGCGCATGGCGGGTTCGAGCACAACCTGCAAAGCCTGCGGGTGGTGGATGCGCTCGAAGAGCGCTATCCGCAGTACGACGGACTCAACCTGAGTTTCGAGACCCGCCAGGGCATTCTCAAGCATTGCTCCCGTGCCAACGCCGAGCGCCTGGAGGCGGCCGAGCCCGGCGGAGTGGGACGGCGCTTTCTCGACCGTACCCAGCCGAGCCTCGAGGCGCAGCTGTGCAACCTGGCCGACGAGATCGCCTACAACGCGCATGACATCGACGATGGCGTGCGTTCGGGGCTCATCGGCCTGGAGCGGCTCGGCGAGGTGGCGCTTTTCAGCCGCTATCTGCGCGAAACGCTGGAGGAGCATCCGCATGTGCAGGGCCGGCGCGTTCTCTACGAAGCCATCCGGCGGATGCTGAGCGCGCAGGTGTACGACGTGATCAACGCCACGCGTAGCGCGCTCGAAGCGGCCTCGCCGGGCAATGCGGATGGCGTCCGCCGCGCGGCGCCGCTGGTGCTCTTCAGCGAGGCGATGCGCGCGCAGTCCACCGAGCTCAAGCAATTCCTCTTCCGCAACCTCTACCGGCATCCGCGTGTCATGCAGACCACGACTCGGGCGAAGGAGGTGGTACGCGAGCTGTTCGCCGCCTACATCGATGATGCCGAGCAGATGCCGGCTTCCTATGCGCAGCGCGACGGCCGCCACCGCGCAGTGGCCGACTACATCGCGGGCATGACCGACCGCTTCGCGATCCGCGAGTACGAACGTCTCACGGGAAGGCAGTGGGACCAGTGA
- the pilQ gene encoding type IV pilus secretin PilQ, with protein MKNSRFAQWLRVFGVSLLTLGAVAAAHAQNAIESVTSSMQSGAEVIRVDLTQPLSAVPTGFAIQTPARIALDFPGVTNAIGRSTIDVNQGNLRSVNVVQAGERTRLVLNLKQATAYKAEIQGKSLLVSLEPVPGAALVASTPQAFAENRNRDTLPLRDVDFRLGSDNTGRVIVDLANNQVGVDIRQQGRSLVVEFTKSTLPEGLRRRLDVSDFGTPVQTVTTQQAGDRVRMTIEPKGDWEHSAYQSENQFVVEVRPRKVDPTKLTQGVGYTGEKLSLNFQNIEIRSLLQVIADFTNFNIVTSDSVTGALTLRLKDVPWDQALDIIMQAKNLGMRKNGSVLWIAPKDEINAKEKLEFEAQAAIQNLEPLRTQSFQLNYTKATAIAQGLTGTGASSGGGSGTTTRILSPRGSVIAESRTNQLFVSDIPSRLQQVAELIQKLDIPVRQVLIEARIVEASDTFGKSLGVRLGGGISGGTVGSNNGRPVFGNVGAFPVVTPATATTPGSALTTFTNSNFVNLPSTGVQGNGNAPGTFAISLFNSSFSRMLNLEISALEADGKGKVVSSPRVVTADQTKALIEQGTELPYQVATSSGATSIAFRKANLKLEVTPQITPEGNIILTLDVNKDTVGQATTAGFAINTKHVQTEVLVENGGTVVIGGIFELTETNDESRVPVLGEVPYVGALFRTRNRVANKTEMLVFITPKMITDRNAAR; from the coding sequence ATGAAGAATTCAAGGTTCGCGCAGTGGCTGCGCGTGTTCGGCGTGAGCCTGCTCACGCTCGGCGCGGTTGCGGCAGCGCATGCGCAGAACGCCATCGAGTCGGTCACCAGCTCGATGCAGTCGGGTGCCGAGGTCATCCGCGTCGACCTGACGCAACCGCTTTCCGCCGTGCCCACCGGCTTCGCGATCCAGACGCCTGCGCGCATTGCGCTCGACTTTCCGGGCGTGACCAATGCAATCGGCCGCTCGACCATCGATGTCAACCAAGGCAATCTTCGTTCCGTCAATGTGGTCCAGGCCGGTGAACGTACTCGCCTGGTGCTGAATCTCAAGCAGGCCACCGCGTACAAGGCCGAGATCCAGGGCAAGTCGCTCCTGGTCTCACTGGAGCCCGTCCCGGGTGCCGCGCTCGTCGCCTCGACGCCCCAGGCTTTTGCCGAGAACCGCAACCGGGACACGCTGCCGTTGCGCGACGTTGATTTCCGCCTCGGATCGGACAACACGGGTCGCGTGATCGTCGATCTTGCCAACAACCAAGTAGGGGTCGACATCCGCCAGCAGGGCCGCAGCCTCGTGGTGGAATTCACCAAGTCGACGTTGCCCGAGGGGCTGCGCCGTCGCCTCGATGTGTCGGACTTCGGCACGCCGGTGCAAACCGTCACCACGCAACAGGCCGGTGACCGCGTGCGCATGACCATCGAGCCCAAGGGTGACTGGGAGCACAGCGCCTACCAAAGCGAAAACCAGTTCGTCGTCGAGGTGCGCCCGCGCAAGGTAGACCCGACCAAGTTGACCCAGGGCGTAGGTTACACGGGCGAGAAGCTGTCGCTGAACTTCCAGAACATCGAGATCCGCTCGCTGCTCCAGGTCATCGCCGACTTCACCAACTTCAACATCGTGACCTCGGACTCCGTCACCGGCGCGCTCACCCTTCGCCTGAAGGACGTGCCCTGGGACCAGGCCCTCGACATCATCATGCAGGCCAAGAACCTGGGCATGCGCAAGAACGGCAGCGTGTTGTGGATTGCGCCCAAGGACGAAATCAACGCCAAGGAAAAGCTCGAGTTTGAAGCTCAAGCCGCGATCCAGAACCTGGAGCCTCTTCGTACCCAGTCTTTTCAACTGAACTACACCAAGGCCACCGCGATTGCGCAGGGGTTGACAGGCACGGGCGCGTCCAGCGGCGGCGGCTCCGGCACCACCACCCGCATCCTGAGCCCGCGGGGTAGCGTGATCGCCGAATCGCGCACCAACCAGCTCTTCGTGTCGGACATCCCTTCGCGACTGCAGCAGGTTGCCGAACTCATTCAGAAGCTGGACATTCCGGTGCGGCAAGTACTGATCGAGGCGCGCATCGTCGAGGCTTCCGACACTTTCGGCAAGTCGCTGGGCGTGCGGCTCGGCGGGGGAATTTCCGGTGGCACGGTCGGCTCCAACAACGGACGTCCTGTCTTCGGCAACGTTGGTGCGTTCCCGGTGGTCACGCCGGCTACCGCGACCACGCCGGGCAGTGCACTGACCACCTTCACCAACTCCAACTTCGTCAACCTGCCCTCGACCGGCGTGCAAGGCAACGGCAACGCGCCCGGCACCTTTGCCATTTCGCTCTTCAATTCCAGCTTCTCGCGCATGCTGAACCTGGAAATCTCCGCGCTCGAAGCCGATGGCAAGGGCAAGGTGGTATCCAGCCCCCGCGTGGTGACGGCCGACCAGACCAAGGCGCTGATCGAGCAGGGCACGGAACTGCCCTACCAGGTCGCGACCTCCAGCGGCGCCACCTCGATCGCCTTCCGCAAGGCCAATCTCAAGCTCGAGGTCACGCCGCAGATCACGCCCGAGGGGAACATCATCCTGACGCTGGACGTCAACAAGGACACGGTCGGGCAGGCGACGACGGCAGGCTTCGCAATCAACACCAAGCACGTGCAGACCGAAGTGCTCGTGGAGAACGGCGGCACGGTGGTGATCGGTGGTATCTTCGAACTCACCGAAACCAACGATGAATCGCGCGTGCCGGTGCTCGGTGAAGTGCCCTATGTCGGGGCACTGTTCCGCACACGCAATCGCGTTGCCAACAAGACCGAAATGCTCGTCTTTATCACCCCGAAGATGATTACCGACCGGAACGCCGCGCGCTAA